A genomic region of Pseudomonas migulae contains the following coding sequences:
- a CDS encoding cell division protein FtsQ/DivIB, whose product MQGAQLRHQPPPAPGRKPVPRGASRMVAKEPMSARLPKANFGFLKALFWPVMLVAVGFGTYEGAQRLLPYADRPITKVAVQGDLSYISQQAVQQRIAPYVASSFFTIDLASMRTELEQMPWIAHAEVRRVWPDQVVIRLEEQLPVARWGDESLLNNQGQAFTPRELANYEHLPQLFGPQRAQQQVMQQYQVLSQMLRPLGFSIARLELRERGSWFLTTGAGSSGPGIELLLGRGNLVEKMRRFIAIYDKTLKEQITNIARIDLRYANGLAVGWREPVAPTTAQPAVAKN is encoded by the coding sequence ATGCAAGGCGCACAGCTTCGACATCAGCCCCCACCAGCACCCGGCCGCAAGCCGGTGCCACGGGGTGCCAGCCGAATGGTGGCGAAAGAGCCGATGTCCGCGCGCCTGCCGAAAGCCAATTTTGGTTTTCTCAAAGCTTTGTTCTGGCCGGTGATGTTGGTTGCGGTGGGGTTCGGTACGTACGAAGGCGCACAGCGTTTGCTGCCGTACGCCGACCGGCCGATCACCAAGGTCGCGGTGCAGGGCGACCTGAGCTACATCAGCCAGCAAGCGGTGCAGCAGCGGATCGCCCCGTACGTGGCGTCGAGCTTCTTCACCATCGACCTGGCGAGCATGCGCACCGAGCTGGAACAGATGCCCTGGATTGCCCACGCCGAAGTGCGTCGGGTGTGGCCGGATCAAGTGGTGATCCGCCTGGAAGAACAACTGCCGGTGGCCCGTTGGGGCGATGAATCGCTGTTGAACAACCAGGGTCAGGCGTTCACCCCGCGTGAGCTGGCGAACTACGAACACTTGCCACAGCTGTTCGGCCCACAACGGGCTCAGCAGCAAGTGATGCAGCAATACCAGGTGCTGAGCCAGATGCTCAGGCCGCTGGGCTTCTCGATTGCACGCCTGGAGTTGCGTGAACGGGGCAGCTGGTTCCTGACCACCGGTGCCGGCAGCTCGGGCCCGGGGATCGAACTGCTGCTGGGCCGGGGCAACCTGGTGGAAAAGATGCGCCGCTTCATTGCCATCTACGACAAGACGCTTAAAGAACAGATTACGAACATTGCGCGCATCGATCTGCGCTACGCCAACGGCCTCGCTGTTGGCTGGCGGGAACCTGTAGCGCCCACGACAGCCCAACCCGCTGTCGCGAAGAATTAA
- a CDS encoding D-alanine--D-alanine ligase: protein MTAAYANLVSTIAPKDFGRVAVLFGGKSAEREVSLKSGNAVLDALQSAGVDAFGLDVGDDLLQRLLNEKIDRAFIILHGRGGEDGSMQGLLECLGIPYTGSGILASALAMDKLRTKQVWHSLGIPTPRHAVLSSEADCISAATELGFPLIVKPAHEGSSIGMAKVTSASELIDAWKAASTYDSQVLVEQWIQGPEFTIATLRDQVLPPIALGTTHSFYDYDAKYVASDTQYRIPCGLDSTKEKELMDLTAKACEALGIAGWGRADVMQDADGQFWFLEVNTAPGMTDHSLVPMAARAAGLDFQQLVLAILAASIEARG, encoded by the coding sequence ATGACTGCTGCTTACGCCAACCTCGTCTCCACGATCGCGCCGAAAGACTTCGGCCGCGTCGCCGTGCTGTTCGGCGGCAAGAGTGCCGAGCGTGAGGTCTCCCTGAAGTCGGGTAACGCGGTTCTCGACGCGCTGCAAAGCGCCGGTGTGGACGCGTTCGGTCTCGACGTGGGCGATGACCTGTTGCAGCGTTTGCTCAACGAAAAAATCGACCGCGCCTTCATCATCCTCCACGGTCGTGGCGGTGAAGACGGCAGCATGCAAGGCCTGCTGGAATGCCTGGGCATTCCGTACACCGGCAGCGGCATCCTGGCTTCGGCACTGGCCATGGACAAGCTGCGCACCAAACAGGTCTGGCACAGCCTCGGCATTCCGACGCCACGTCACGCGGTGCTGAGTTCCGAGGCCGATTGTATTTCGGCGGCGACGGAACTGGGCTTCCCTTTGATCGTCAAACCGGCCCATGAAGGTTCAAGTATCGGGATGGCCAAAGTGACCTCCGCGTCCGAGTTGATCGACGCGTGGAAAGCGGCCAGTACCTATGATTCGCAAGTGTTGGTCGAGCAATGGATTCAAGGTCCGGAGTTCACCATCGCCACCCTGCGTGACCAGGTGTTGCCACCGATTGCCCTGGGCACGACGCACAGTTTCTACGACTACGACGCCAAGTACGTGGCTTCCGATACTCAGTACCGGATTCCGTGTGGCCTCGACAGCACCAAGGAAAAAGAACTGATGGACCTCACGGCGAAAGCCTGTGAGGCGCTGGGTATCGCCGGTTGGGGCAGGGCAGACGTGATGCAGGACGCCGACGGGCAGTTCTGGTTCCTCGAAGTCAACACCGCACCGGGCATGACCGATCACAGTCTGGTGCCGATGGCGGCCCGTGCTGCCGGTCTGGATTTCCAGCAACTGGTTCTGGCGATTCTAGCGGCAAGCATTGAGGCGCGAGGTTAA
- the murC gene encoding UDP-N-acetylmuramate--L-alanine ligase codes for MVENQKAMPQPEMRRIRRIHFVGIGGVGMCGIAEVLLNLGYDVSGSDLKASPVTERLESFGAQIFIGHRAENAAAADVLVVSSAVNTSNPEVATALERRIPVVPRAEMLAELMRYRHGIAVAGTHGKTTTTSLIASVFAAGGLDPTFVIGGRLNAAGTNAQLGTSRYLIAEADESDASFLHLQPLVAVVTNIDADHMATYDGDFNKLKKTFVEFLHNLPFYGLAVVCLDDPVVREILPQVKRPTVTYGFGDDCDVRAINVRQQGMQTFFTVLRPDREPLDVSVNMPGNHNVLNALATICIATDEGVSDEAIVQGLSGFQGVGRRFQVYGELPVEDGSVMLVDDYGHHPTEVAAVIKAVRGGWPERRLVMVYQPHRYSRTRDLYDDFVNVLADANVLLLMEVYPAGEEPIPGADSRKLCNSIRQRGQLDPIYIERGVDLAPVVKPLLRAGDILLCQGAGDIGGLAPKLLKSPLFAGAVAAPSVGKLK; via the coding sequence ATGGTTGAGAATCAGAAAGCCATGCCGCAACCGGAAATGCGCCGCATCCGTCGCATCCACTTCGTCGGTATCGGCGGCGTGGGCATGTGCGGGATCGCCGAAGTGTTGCTGAACCTGGGCTATGACGTGTCCGGTTCCGACCTGAAAGCTTCGCCGGTCACCGAGCGCCTGGAATCCTTTGGCGCACAGATTTTCATCGGCCACCGCGCCGAAAACGCTGCCGCCGCCGACGTGCTGGTGGTGTCGAGTGCCGTGAACACGTCCAACCCGGAAGTCGCCACCGCGCTGGAACGCCGCATTCCAGTGGTGCCACGCGCCGAGATGCTGGCCGAGCTGATGCGCTATCGCCACGGCATCGCCGTCGCCGGTACGCACGGCAAAACCACCACCACCAGCCTGATCGCTTCGGTGTTCGCTGCCGGTGGTTTGGACCCGACATTCGTCATCGGTGGTCGTCTGAATGCGGCGGGCACCAATGCCCAGCTCGGCACCAGCCGTTACCTGATCGCCGAAGCCGACGAAAGCGACGCCAGTTTCCTGCACCTGCAGCCGCTGGTGGCCGTGGTCACCAACATCGACGCCGACCACATGGCGACCTACGACGGTGACTTCAACAAGCTGAAGAAAACCTTCGTCGAGTTCCTGCACAACCTGCCGTTCTACGGTCTGGCGGTGGTGTGCCTGGACGACCCGGTGGTGCGTGAAATCCTGCCGCAGGTCAAGCGTCCGACCGTCACTTACGGCTTCGGCGATGACTGCGATGTGCGCGCAATCAATGTGCGTCAGCAGGGCATGCAGACCTTCTTCACCGTCCTGCGACCTGACCGCGAGCCGCTGGACGTCTCGGTGAACATGCCGGGCAACCACAACGTGCTGAACGCGCTGGCCACCATCTGCATCGCCACTGACGAAGGCGTCAGCGACGAAGCCATCGTCCAGGGCCTGTCCGGGTTCCAGGGTGTCGGCCGACGCTTCCAGGTCTACGGCGAACTGCCGGTCGAAGACGGCAGCGTGATGCTGGTCGACGACTACGGTCACCACCCGACCGAAGTTGCCGCCGTAATCAAAGCCGTGCGCGGTGGCTGGCCGGAGCGCCGTCTGGTGATGGTCTACCAGCCGCACCGTTACAGCCGCACCCGCGACCTGTACGACGATTTCGTCAATGTACTGGCCGACGCCAACGTCCTGCTGCTGATGGAAGTCTATCCGGCCGGTGAAGAGCCGATCCCGGGCGCCGACAGCCGCAAGCTGTGCAACAGCATCCGCCAGCGTGGCCAGCTCGACCCGATCTACATCGAGCGCGGTGTCGACCTCGCGCCGGTGGTCAAGCCGCTGCTGCGTGCCGGCGACATCCTGCTGTGCCAGGGCGCCGGTGATATTGGTGGTCTTGCACCGAAATTGTTGAAGAGTCCGTTGTTCGCTGGCGCCGTTGCCGCGCCGAGCGTGGGGAAGTTGAAATGA
- the murG gene encoding undecaprenyldiphospho-muramoylpentapeptide beta-N-acetylglucosaminyltransferase — protein MGANVLIMAGGTGGHVFPALACAREFQARGYTVHWLGTPRGIENDLVPMAGIELHRINASGLRGKGKLSLLKAPLMLLKSVWQARAIIRQLRPVCVVGFGGYVTGPGGVAAKLAGVPVIVHEQNAVAGTANRLLVPLAARVCEAFPDTFTLSDSRRTTGNPVRTELFLDTPRPALAGRKARLLILGGSLGAEPLNKLLPEALSHVAPDLRPEVFHQAGKNHDEVTAERYRAAGVEAQVQPFIKDMAHAYGWADLVVCRAGALTISELAAAGLPSMLVPLPHAIDDHQTRNADYLAREGAAFLMPQRTTGAADLAARLTEVLMQPQRLTDMATAARRLAKPDATRNVVDTCLEVAHG, from the coding sequence ATGGGCGCTAACGTTCTGATCATGGCGGGCGGCACCGGTGGCCACGTGTTCCCGGCGCTGGCCTGCGCTCGCGAATTTCAGGCGCGCGGCTACACCGTGCATTGGCTCGGGACGCCGCGTGGCATCGAGAACGATCTGGTGCCGATGGCCGGTATCGAGCTGCATCGGATCAATGCCAGCGGTCTGCGCGGCAAGGGCAAATTGTCCCTGCTCAAGGCGCCATTGATGTTGCTCAAATCGGTCTGGCAGGCGCGGGCGATCATTCGCCAGCTGCGGCCGGTGTGCGTGGTCGGCTTCGGTGGTTATGTGACCGGACCTGGCGGCGTTGCAGCCAAACTGGCCGGTGTGCCGGTGATCGTTCATGAACAGAACGCCGTGGCCGGTACCGCCAATCGGTTGCTGGTGCCGTTGGCCGCCCGAGTCTGTGAAGCGTTCCCCGACACCTTTACCCTGTCGGACAGCCGACGGACCACCGGTAATCCGGTGCGCACCGAGCTGTTCCTCGACACACCGCGACCAGCCCTGGCCGGTCGCAAGGCGCGTTTACTGATCCTGGGCGGAAGCCTGGGCGCAGAACCGTTGAACAAGTTGCTGCCTGAAGCCCTGTCGCACGTCGCTCCCGACCTGCGCCCGGAAGTGTTCCATCAAGCCGGCAAAAATCACGATGAAGTGACTGCAGAGCGCTATCGCGCGGCTGGCGTCGAGGCGCAAGTGCAGCCTTTCATCAAAGACATGGCCCACGCCTATGGCTGGGCCGACCTGGTGGTGTGCCGCGCAGGCGCATTGACCATCAGTGAACTGGCCGCCGCCGGTCTGCCCTCGATGCTGGTGCCCTTGCCCCATGCGATCGACGATCACCAGACCCGCAACGCCGATTATTTGGCCCGTGAAGGCGCTGCCTTCCTGATGCCGCAAAGAACGACTGGCGCAGCGGATCTTGCCGCACGCCTGACAGAGGTCCTGATGCAACCACAACGACTCACCGACATGGCCACTGCGGCACGCCGCCTGGCCAAACCCGATGCGACCCGTAACGTGGTCGATACCTGCCTGGAGGTGGCCCATGGTTGA
- the ftsW gene encoding putative lipid II flippase FtsW, producing the protein MSLLNIIKPYPSPLITGRGIDLDFPMLAGCLALLGLGLVMIASASTEVAAVQSGSALYYMIRHLIYVVLGLAACIVTMMIPIATWQRLGWLMLIGAFGLLVMVIIPGIGREVNGSMRWIGFSFFNVQPSEIAKVFVVIYLAGYLVRRQKEVRESWMGFFKPFIVLLPMAGLLLMEPDFGATVVMMGAAAAMLFLGGVGLFRFSLMVVLAVAAVVLLIQVQPYRMARLTNFADPWADQFGAGYQLSQALIAFGRGEWLGVGLGNSVQKQFYLPEAHTDFVFSVLAEELGAVGSLCTVALFVFVCIRGMYIGYWAEKAKQFFAAYIAYGLSFLWIGQFLINIGVNVGLLPTKGLTLPFLSYGGSSLVICCACLGLLLRIEWESRTHLGSEEMEFHESDFAEESTHGR; encoded by the coding sequence ATGAGCCTGCTTAACATCATCAAGCCGTATCCTTCGCCGCTCATTACCGGGCGCGGCATCGACCTCGATTTCCCGATGCTCGCCGGTTGCCTGGCCTTGCTCGGCCTCGGTCTGGTCATGATTGCATCGGCCTCGACCGAAGTGGCGGCCGTGCAGTCAGGCAGCGCGCTGTACTACATGATTCGCCATTTGATCTACGTGGTGCTGGGCCTGGCGGCCTGCATCGTCACCATGATGATTCCGATCGCCACCTGGCAACGCCTGGGCTGGCTGATGCTGATTGGTGCGTTCGGTTTGCTGGTGATGGTGATCATTCCGGGGATCGGCCGTGAGGTGAACGGGTCGATGCGCTGGATCGGTTTCAGTTTCTTCAACGTTCAGCCTTCCGAGATCGCCAAGGTGTTCGTGGTGATCTACCTCGCCGGTTATCTGGTGCGTCGCCAGAAAGAAGTACGTGAAAGCTGGATGGGCTTCTTCAAGCCGTTCATCGTGCTGCTGCCGATGGCGGGTCTGTTGCTGATGGAACCGGACTTCGGTGCCACCGTGGTGATGATGGGCGCGGCGGCGGCGATGCTGTTCCTCGGCGGGGTCGGGCTGTTCCGTTTTTCCTTGATGGTGGTTCTGGCGGTCGCGGCGGTGGTGCTGTTGATTCAAGTGCAGCCGTATCGAATGGCGCGCTTGACCAACTTTGCCGATCCGTGGGCTGACCAGTTCGGTGCCGGTTATCAGTTGTCGCAGGCGTTGATCGCGTTTGGTCGCGGCGAATGGCTGGGCGTTGGCCTGGGCAACAGCGTGCAGAAACAGTTCTACCTGCCGGAAGCCCACACCGACTTCGTGTTTTCGGTCCTGGCCGAAGAGCTCGGTGCCGTGGGTTCCTTGTGCACGGTCGCACTGTTCGTCTTCGTCTGTATTCGTGGCATGTACATCGGTTATTGGGCCGAGAAAGCCAAGCAATTCTTTGCCGCTTATATCGCGTACGGCTTGTCATTCCTGTGGATCGGTCAGTTCCTGATCAACATCGGGGTGAACGTCGGCCTGCTGCCAACCAAAGGGTTGACCCTGCCGTTCCTCAGTTATGGCGGCAGTTCGCTGGTGATCTGCTGTGCCTGTCTCGGTTTGTTGCTGCGCATCGAGTGGGAGAGTCGAACCCACCTCGGCAGCGAAGAGATGGAGTTTCATGAGAGTGACTTCGCCGAGGAGTCGACCCATGGGCGCTAA
- the murD gene encoding UDP-N-acetylmuramoyl-L-alanine--D-glutamate ligase, with amino-acid sequence MSLIASDHFRIVVGLGKSGMSLVRFLANRGTSFAVADTRENPPELATLKRDYPHVEVRCGELDVEFLCRADELYVSPGLALATPALQAAAARGVKLSGDIELFARNAKAPIVAISGSNAKSTVTTLVGEMAAAAGKRVAVGGNLGTPALDLLRDDVELYVMELSSFQLETTDQLNAEVATVLNISEDHMDRYSGLPAYHLAKHRIFRGAKQFVVNRQDALTRPLIGEGQPCWTFGLGKPDFKAFGIREEDGEKYLAFEFQNLMPVRELKIRGAHNQSNALAALALGHAVGLPFEAMLSSLRTFAGLEHRCQWVRDLDGVGYYNDSKATNVGAALAAIEGLGADIDGKVVLIAGGDGKGAEFNDLRDPVAANCRAVILMGRDSDKIGEAIGDAVPLIRAGSLVEAVEQCRAAAQPGDVVLLSPACASFDMFKNYEDRGHQFVRAVEDLA; translated from the coding sequence CGGAACTGGCCACGCTCAAGCGTGACTATCCGCACGTGGAAGTGCGTTGTGGCGAGCTGGACGTCGAATTCCTGTGCCGGGCCGACGAGCTCTACGTGAGCCCTGGTCTGGCGCTGGCGACCCCGGCCCTGCAGGCCGCTGCGGCCCGTGGCGTGAAATTGTCCGGCGACATCGAGCTGTTCGCGCGTAATGCGAAGGCGCCGATCGTGGCCATCAGCGGTTCCAACGCGAAAAGCACCGTGACCACCCTGGTGGGCGAGATGGCGGCTGCGGCGGGCAAGCGTGTCGCCGTCGGCGGCAACCTTGGCACCCCGGCGCTGGATTTGCTTCGCGATGACGTCGAGCTGTACGTGATGGAATTGTCGAGCTTCCAGCTCGAGACCACCGATCAACTCAACGCCGAAGTGGCGACCGTGCTCAACATCAGCGAAGACCACATGGACCGCTATAGCGGTCTGCCGGCCTATCATCTGGCCAAGCACCGGATCTTCCGCGGCGCCAAACAGTTTGTGGTCAATCGTCAGGACGCACTGACCCGTCCATTGATTGGCGAAGGCCAGCCTTGCTGGACTTTCGGTTTGGGCAAGCCCGATTTCAAGGCCTTTGGTATCCGGGAAGAGGACGGCGAGAAATACCTGGCCTTCGAATTCCAGAACCTGATGCCGGTGCGCGAGTTGAAAATTCGCGGTGCGCACAACCAGTCCAATGCCCTGGCGGCCCTGGCCCTGGGCCACGCGGTCGGCCTGCCGTTCGAGGCCATGCTGTCGAGCCTGCGCACGTTCGCCGGGCTTGAGCATCGCTGCCAGTGGGTTCGTGACCTCGATGGCGTGGGCTATTACAACGATTCCAAAGCCACCAACGTGGGCGCCGCACTGGCCGCCATCGAAGGCCTGGGCGCGGACATCGACGGCAAGGTCGTGCTGATCGCCGGTGGCGACGGCAAGGGTGCCGAGTTCAATGATCTGCGTGATCCGGTGGCGGCCAACTGCCGCGCCGTGATCCTGATGGGCCGCGACTCCGACAAGATCGGCGAGGCCATTGGCGACGCCGTGCCGCTGATCCGCGCCGGTTCACTGGTCGAAGCGGTTGAGCAATGCCGCGCCGCTGCGCAACCGGGCGACGTGGTGCTGTTGTCGCCGGCCTGCGCCAGTTTCGACATGTTCAAGAATTACGAAGACCGTGGTCACCAGTTCGTCCGCGCCGTGGAGGATCTGGCATGA